In one Neobacillus sp. CF12 genomic region, the following are encoded:
- the metG gene encoding methionine--tRNA ligase, which produces MSIFIGGAWAYANGSLHLGHISSLLPGDILARYYRLKGEKVLYVSGSDCNGTPITVRAKQEGVSPKVIADRYHKEFEDCFSKLGFSYDTYTRTDTEHHHEIVQEIFLGLLEKGLIYKKEIEQTYCDHCEQFLPDRYVEGICPVCKEPSRGDQCDHCSTILEPLELLERKCKICGNEPTTRFTEHFYFSLSSYQTLLENYTQEAEHKNFWRENAISLTKRYLKEGLQDRAVSRDLPIGVSVPVAGYEDKKIYVWIEAVSGYYTASKLWEKETSNDDSIFWNSTAKSYYIHGKDNIPFHSIIWAGILAGLEIEPLPTHIVSNEYLTLEKKKLSTSKNWAVWVPDILDRYEPDSIRYFLTINAPENRDADFSWKEFIYSHNSELLGAYGNFVNRTLKFIQKSFDGVLPEKDISSNIQDKINTLYKEVGYCIENGSFKLGLEKIFEIVRFSNKYFDEQQPWKQIKDDTESCKQTLADCVYLIGNLAHILTPFLPFSSKKVMGMINTTESQWRAFSVKSQHLSNVEPLFERIEPVRIQEELERLNMQTDIG; this is translated from the coding sequence ATGAGTATTTTTATTGGCGGAGCATGGGCATATGCGAACGGCTCATTGCATTTAGGTCATATTTCAAGTTTGTTACCTGGGGACATTCTTGCGAGATATTACCGATTAAAAGGTGAGAAGGTTTTATATGTATCAGGCAGCGATTGCAATGGAACACCGATTACAGTTAGAGCGAAACAAGAAGGTGTTTCACCAAAAGTGATTGCAGATCGTTACCATAAAGAATTTGAAGATTGTTTTTCAAAATTAGGATTTTCATACGACACTTATACCAGAACCGATACAGAACATCATCATGAAATTGTCCAAGAGATATTTTTAGGGTTACTTGAAAAAGGATTAATTTACAAAAAGGAAATCGAACAAACTTATTGCGATCACTGTGAACAGTTCTTACCTGACCGTTATGTTGAAGGCATTTGTCCTGTTTGCAAAGAGCCTTCGCGTGGGGATCAATGCGATCATTGTTCAACCATTTTAGAACCGCTTGAATTACTTGAAAGAAAATGCAAAATTTGTGGAAACGAACCTACTACAAGATTTACAGAGCATTTTTACTTTTCTTTAAGCTCTTACCAAACTCTTTTGGAAAACTATACTCAAGAAGCGGAACATAAGAATTTTTGGAGAGAGAATGCCATTTCTCTTACTAAACGGTACCTAAAGGAAGGTCTTCAAGATAGAGCTGTTTCAAGAGATTTACCTATTGGGGTAAGTGTTCCGGTTGCTGGATATGAAGATAAGAAAATCTACGTTTGGATTGAGGCGGTCTCAGGATACTATACAGCAAGTAAACTGTGGGAGAAGGAAACAAGTAATGATGATTCTATCTTTTGGAATTCTACAGCTAAATCTTATTATATTCATGGGAAAGATAATATACCATTTCATTCAATCATATGGGCTGGGATTCTTGCTGGTCTTGAAATAGAGCCATTACCAACACATATTGTTTCAAATGAGTATTTAACTTTAGAAAAGAAAAAATTATCTACAAGTAAAAACTGGGCTGTTTGGGTTCCAGATATACTAGATCGATACGAACCAGATTCCATACGCTATTTCTTAACCATTAATGCACCTGAGAACCGAGATGCTGATTTTTCTTGGAAAGAATTCATATACAGCCATAATAGTGAACTATTAGGGGCGTATGGAAACTTCGTAAATCGTACCTTAAAATTTATTCAAAAATCCTTTGATGGTGTTCTTCCTGAAAAGGATATATCTTCAAATATCCAGGATAAAATAAATACGTTATACAAGGAAGTAGGGTATTGTATTGAAAATGGTTCATTCAAACTAGGATTAGAAAAAATATTTGAGATCGTTAGATTTTCGAATAAGTACTTTGATGAACAACAACCTTGGAAACAAATAAAGGATGATACGGAATCGTGCAAACAAACATTGGCAGATTGCGTTTATCTTATTGGAAATTTAGCTCATATCCTTACCCCGTTCCTTCCTTTTTCAAGCAAAAAAGTCATGGGAATGATAAACACAACCGAAAGCCAATGGAGAGCGTTTTCGGTTAAATCGCAGCATTTATCGAATGTGGAACCATTGTTTGAACGAATTGAGCCTGTTAGGATTCAGGAAGAACTAGAAAGGTTAAACATGCAAACGGATATAGGATAA
- a CDS encoding cysteine hydrolase family protein: protein MKQALLVIDAQQELIEGNENESSVFKKEQLLNNINLVIDKAKESDALVAFVRDTDVGGGEGEGFQVHQNINVPPLSMIFDKKATNSFHGTPLLAYLKDKGIEHLVIMGCQTEYCIDSAVRTATINGFDVTLVADGHSTRDSSVLTAEQIIGHHNKTLHGHYNVENFAVVRKSDEDLFEPIHNNYR from the coding sequence GTGAAACAAGCTTTACTCGTAATTGATGCCCAGCAGGAATTAATCGAGGGAAATGAAAATGAGAGTAGTGTATTTAAAAAAGAACAACTCTTGAATAATATTAACCTAGTAATAGATAAGGCAAAAGAATCGGATGCATTAGTGGCTTTTGTGAGAGATACGGATGTTGGTGGCGGTGAAGGTGAAGGGTTCCAAGTCCACCAGAATATTAACGTCCCACCCTTATCAATGATATTTGATAAAAAAGCAACAAATTCATTTCATGGTACACCTTTGCTAGCTTACTTGAAAGACAAGGGAATTGAACACCTAGTCATCATGGGATGTCAAACCGAATATTGCATTGATTCGGCAGTGAGAACTGCTACAATCAATGGTTTTGATGTAACATTAGTAGCAGATGGTCATTCAACTAGAGATTCATCCGTTTTAACTGCTGAACAAATCATAGGTCATCATAATAAAACATTACATGGGCATTATAATGTAGAAAATTTTGCAGTTGTTCGAAAAAGTGACGAAGATTTGTTTGAACCTATTCATAATAACTACAGATAG
- a CDS encoding phosphotransferase gives MLKLKYLFNNVELAEMLLKNWEFDKDSLELFKYYRISSNAIYPFRVQGKPQLLRFSPNSEKCRENILAELEFISYLRSNQYGVLESVPSKNGEELVEKQTPWGEYYASVFKRVSGIQIAETDLSNTIIFNYGKALGKLHQLTSEYEPERFKRWSYSDALNWMKKVLMDFPLETSALEEMKLLKHYFDSIPITKSNFGLIHYDFELDNVFYDEKSHSCNVIDFDDSMYHWYVMDIEQALDSLRESISPETFPLIKQSFMDGYRSEYDISDDMMSLIPACRRFANLYGYVRILVSMKEKWDNEPQWLTNLREKLAKNMKNKSSCFGTEIE, from the coding sequence ATGTTGAAATTAAAATATCTATTTAATAATGTCGAATTAGCAGAAATGTTATTAAAAAATTGGGAATTTGATAAAGACTCTCTTGAATTGTTTAAGTATTACAGAATATCCTCAAACGCTATTTATCCATTTCGGGTTCAAGGTAAACCACAACTTTTGAGATTTTCACCCAATTCAGAGAAGTGCCGAGAAAATATATTAGCAGAACTTGAATTTATTTCTTACTTGCGTTCCAACCAATATGGAGTTTTAGAGTCGGTTCCATCCAAAAATGGAGAGGAACTTGTAGAAAAACAAACTCCCTGGGGCGAATACTATGCTTCAGTATTTAAAAGAGTTTCAGGTATACAAATAGCTGAAACGGATTTAAGTAATACAATTATATTCAATTATGGTAAAGCACTAGGTAAACTTCATCAGTTAACAAGTGAGTATGAACCTGAGAGATTCAAGAGATGGTCATACAGTGACGCGTTAAATTGGATGAAAAAGGTTCTAATGGATTTTCCACTTGAAACATCCGCTTTAGAGGAAATGAAATTACTAAAACATTATTTTGATTCAATTCCTATCACGAAAAGCAATTTTGGACTGATTCATTATGATTTTGAATTGGATAATGTATTTTATGATGAAAAGTCTCATTCTTGTAACGTGATTGATTTTGACGATTCCATGTACCACTGGTATGTGATGGATATTGAGCAAGCACTTGATAGTTTAAGAGAATCTATATCACCTGAAACTTTCCCCTTGATAAAACAAAGTTTTATGGACGGATATCGTAGTGAATATGATATCTCGGACGATATGATGTCATTAATTCCAGCTTGTAGACGATTTGCTAATTTATATGGTTATGTCCGGATATTAGTATCAATGAAAGAAAAGTGGGACAATGAGCCCCAATGGTTAACAAATTTAAGAGAAAAATTGGCAAAGAATATGAAAAACAAATCTTCTTGTTTTGGGACGGAAATAGAATAA